The stretch of DNA cataactcatcaatcacattactataacctggactaataagggaaaccgaatatatatgcacaagacagtaacactcacttgaagttgtaaggaaagagtattatctttgttttcatttattaccaacgattgtagcaagttggcctcggtatcttcggcatgatatttaacctcagttgcatctatgagatttgtgttaatgaacccaatatcaccgatttgtcttttcctcaattcggcgatcttcaatctgcataatatagtgaggataattataaatacatgcaatgaaagagctggcctatatagagagacttaatgcatgacagaagtagtactacttacagacagtagcaagtgaccgttgatttatcgagggccttttgattgaaaaactggaagaactcctcaaatggaacattcaacagttcaattccaacgaggtcatgctcctctttaactttcagcgtcaaaatattcctccccccagactctctacaggttttcatgtaccaatcatggaatcttctcaTCATCGTTggaagagatctttcatctttgacgagaggcttcccgtactcgtatttgtgttcatacacctccaagaaatcataatgtacatcgtcgggcaggtaatcttcaagattgctataaccgggcaccatcctcggatcgttaGCGATGATGTCACTAGACACCtcgagcggggggcatgattggtccgcttgttcgccgagctgggcaatttgtttcccagctcgtcattctgctaacctttgatcacttctagtacttcccgaccgcttcgcTTCACGAAATGACTTTTCAATAATGTGGCCATAGTTGTCTTTCAGCGGAGACTTTACtggtttcttcagggcagccagagtgcgcttcgctttcacaggatctaccttctcctccggaggtggatgtttctttgctttcaccccttcaaagaagtccttcaattCGGCTTTAGCGATCTTCGCATTTTCCTTGTTggacctctcgtatggtaacttctctagaggcttgagagaaggaccgaatatgtattgcctcctgcctctggctgtactgctagacgccggcagagcagacgcagcagttgtcttctttccttgcttacacggaggaggagaaggactacaacgcgccggagcagccggagcggcggcgggtctcttccgcccttgctgatgaggcggagaaggaggaggctggtggctgctcgggcacgctggtgcaggcagagaaggaggcgtacactacaagaaatatgtcaacttgtgaccttgactattggtcactgaaaggtcattgtttttcatttgcaacctttttgtgaccaaaaacagaaggtcaaaagctggcggtcctaaattgaaattaacgaccttctctgtgagaaggtcgtagacgtttacgaccaaaatatgcctactgttgtgttttggtcactagcagcctccctaggccacgtaggcatccgacgtggcaatctgatgtggcacaagaatcagcccggtccaatttggtgtttatatgggccgagcccattaattcaacccatttgttgttgttttttctttcaaTTTGGGTAAGCTACATGGGCCGTTGTTTTTTCTTTCAATTTGGGTAAGCTACACGGGCGAGGCCCTATAATCCGgcctttttatttttgggttgtggcatgttttttcttttttcaaatAGGTCCCAATTGTCAGGTTCTGATAAGTGGGTCCCAAATTTCCGATTCTTGtttgtgggtccttgctgtcatggTCATGTTCCTCATATTTCAATATGCCAATAATTAAACAACCAATATTTAAATCAAAATAGATAGAAACAAGTGTAATACTTCAAATAACAAGAAGCAACAATCTGTTACATCAACACACATACAACATTTCATTCAAAAACAGAGAGAAGATATATGAAATTCTGGAGTTCACAATGCCTAGATAACCCAACTATTATTACATAACTTGCTATACAAAAATGTCTTGGCGCTTCTTTGAACATCTTCTTTCGTCTTGAATTTAGGCAAAATATCTGCCAACAAAAAAATAGAACAACGAGGAATAGTGTGAATAACAACAGCAGCAAGTGACGGGGTGCTATTTAGTAAGATTAAGTCCAGAAAGAAACATGCATGGAAATTAAGAAGAGCTAGAGCAAGTCTGCATGTGGTTGCCGTATATGGAGTCGTAATATACTCATGGATTAATAATCTACAGCAGGAAGTGTTTTTTCAGCATGACAGTTGCTTAGTTATTCATGAACTCGTAAGTGTTTATCACCAACTCTCCTCATACTAAATTTACATTGAACAAGAAAGGAATCAGTACCATGTGACCAACTATGCTAAAGTTACAGTGCCCTCCACATGTTTATGTAATAAATTTACGTTCAACAAGAAAGGAATCAGTATCGTATCTCTTAATTCGTTGTTGCACATCTAGCTAGGAACAGATCAATACACAGACCTAATAAGCAAACATCACAACATGGCATGACATTTGACCCCAATCGACTGGATCAAAAAATTAAGACCGCAAGACCATTGTCTCACACCCAGAAGCGAGCATTTTCCCGCAACAACCAGAAGCGTAGCTACAACGAAACTGGGACGCCTAGATTTTGGGCACGCAAAATTTCAGACTTATCAGCAGCATCACATGACATCAAATTGGCACGACTTCCCAAGAACCCGAGCAGAGCCGGGCATCGCCAATGGGAGGTAGGAAATGTTGGGAATCATAAACCAGAGAAAAGGGGGGCACAGGAGGATCCACAAACCTGCTTGTAGTTGAAATTGTTTGAGCGCCTGGAGCCCTCCTTATCTAAGAATCTTATACTAGCATTTTGCTGGTTGGGTACAAAGGTTGTGCTTCAATACCTTCAAAGTCTGTTTGGGAAGAAGAAAAAATTAGTAACATTTCAATTCCTCTGTTTTAAATACTCCTACAGGCATCATAAGAGAAGTACTCAGCTGTAGCTAATGCAACATGATGGGAGcccaaaagaaaacaaagataaTTGCTGAAAAAATTACTCCAGTTTATACTCCTCTTTTAGCATTACAGATTATACCTAATGCAACATCATGGGAGCTGATGTCCACGAGTATTTGCAAATCATACAAATGATACAACATCATGGAGTGTGATAACATGTTTTACCATCGCAGATTCATACCAATATTTGCACAGCAAGTTTACCGTCTAACCAAACACCCTCTTACAAGCAGAAATGTATTCACTTATATATAGTGTATTTGTAGAATTACTCTATGGTACTCTAGCTGTCTTAAGTCTTGACCACAATGGTAATTAATTTGGACATGTGAATCACAATACACATAGAGAGATATTAATTACTCTATGGCACGCAGGGACGCAGCGATGCAAATCACTCCTACCATACCATGTGGCCAAGGAAGCTATTCTGCTCCTCCAGGATGTGCACCTGCATGCATCACACGCCAACTGAGCCATATGCACGATCAATCACAAGTTCACAACTGCTTGTCTGCATCTTAAATCATTCTATTTCCCTTACGATTACAGCTACTTACCCTGTGGTGTGATTCGTCCAGCTGCTCCTCCATCAGTTTATCATGCACATAAGAAAGTCAAGTAACCATTGTTTATCCTGTACTGAGAGTGGCATGTGAGCCGAGGTGAATATTGTGCAGTGCAGGGTGTTGTAACAGCACGCATACCTTCGTCTCACGGACTTTACCCAACGCGCACTCTAGCTTGTGCTCCAGACCGCGGAGCTCTGccgcggttgcgccggatggcaggTCTTCTCCTGTCTGCCTCCTCACGCTGGCCTCCAGGTGGTCATGCTCATGCCTCAACGTTGCAATATCCGCCAACAGTTTCTATGTGCAAGAATCATACAGATGAATCAGAATGCAGTTAACTCTGAGTGTAAAATAACTAGTACTATGAGTAGATGTGTTTATGTATTAACCAGATATTCACCATGATTTATGCCCTCACAGCGCTCGATTAAGTCACTCCAACTGAACAAATGACAAGTGAAGGAGTTTGTCAGCACTATACACTAGTACTATTAATTGTAGAGTGGATATACAGAGACAAGTAATCAAATTTATGCATCATGTAAAAGTTTCAGCACTATACGACTATGCATGTAGTGTAGATATTGAATGCCGGCGACTGGTACTTGTTTAACTTGAGGCTATGTGTGCTTGCATTAGACCCAATCGCAGGTGGGCACAGGAGCAGCTGAATCTAACAGCAGGATTACAGTCAGAGGTAAATCAAAAGCATCGTCTCACTAAGTGGTCACCGAACACAAGGAGAGCACCCTCCCCAATAATGTAGCTACATCTGAAGTCTGATGGCATGCCAAAGTTTATTCTACCATAGAGTAATTCTACAAATACACTGTAGAGTAATTTGGACATGTGAATCACAATGGTAATTGGTAAATTACTTCCGATCAAACCGGGAGGGAGCACTGAAATAGCAGGGGATTCATTGATCGGTGAACGTACCCGTCGTTGGTCCTTGAGACGAGGTTGGGCTCCACGGCAGCGTCCACAATGTGGCTGAGCTCCTCGTGCCGCCACTGGGAGAAGCGCAGCAGCGCTTGGAACACCGCATGCTCCTGCCTGTTCCCCGTGATCCCATGCGCGCGGTGCACGAACCCGCCGAGCATGCTCTGGCGTATGTGCCCGTGCTTGTCCACCTCGACGAGCAGGCGGACCACGAATGCAGAGGACTCCGGGATGGACAACACCAGCTGCTCCAGCATCGTCGGGGAATCAAGAAGCTCTGATCGGATCTCCTCCAGCCTCGGGTCTTCAGGAATCGGTGGCTCTGACGCTTTCGAGCTCGAGCTCGGCGTCTCGTCCTGCGGCGACTCCGGCCCCATCTGCGGAAGCTCCGGCAAGGTCTGCACCGTGTCGGAGCAGGTCGGGAGACGAGCGCCGCGGCGCAACCGCCACCAGCACCTGCTGCCACAGGGAAGGGGAACTCTCCATCGCAGCATGTCGCAGACGGAGGGGGGTCGATTCCGCGAGGTTCGCGCGTGGGGGCGGGCGGTCAGGCCACTGGACTTGCGCCCACTGGCTGCAGGCCATGGCCGGGATCGACGGCGCCGGGGACGCCCCTGCCGCTCGGCTGCCCGAGTTCGACGGTGGGACGCGGGAGCTTCGAgaagtgggagggagaggggaagcTCGATGCGATCTGAGATCGAGGGGAGGGTCAGGCGNNNNNNNNNNNNNNNNNNNNNNNNNNNNNNNNNNNNNNNNNNNNNNNNNNNNNNNNNNNNNNNNNNNNNNNNNNNNNNNNNNNNNNNNNNNNNNNNNNNNNNNNNNNNNNNNNNNNNNNNNNNNNNNNNNNNNNNNNNNNNNNNNNNNNNNNNNNNNNNNNNNNNNNNNNNNNNNNNNNNNNNNNNNNNNNNNNNNNNNNNNNNNNNNNNNNNNNNNNNNNNNNNNNNNNNNNNNNNNNNNNNNNNNNNNNNNNNNNNNNNNNNNNNNNNNNNNNNNNNNNNNNNNNNNNNNNNNNNNNNNNNNNNNNNNNNNNNNNNNNNNNNNNNNNNNNNNNNNNNNNNNNNNNNGAAACTCTAGGGAGGGGCGGGGGTGCGGGGGACGGCGGCGGCGTGAGGGTGGATTTGGGGGcgggggagaggcggcggcggcgggagtggatcgggggagagaggaagagatcTGAGTTAGGGTTTCGGTAGTTGGGCTGCAgttgggtgagagggtgaggggatGAGGGCTGCCGTTGGATCTGGAAACATCCGATGGCGgttgatgcatgatccgcgtgatatgcccatagaccaatcagaacgcagcaaatcatttgatgaccttatgaccatataaattggtcgtgatcgattcaagataaaaatttcattctattttcaatgctcaaaatgagttttttgtgaagattcatggctttcaagcgaaatgactaatcttatggccacattcatggcatagtttgttcaaatgatctcatattgtgcacaagggtgcatctcggaattccaaacaatgttgcctaagggagttttcattttctttgcacggaaaattcattttccatttttcgagtgcccgaaatgagtttttttgtgaaggacctaccatatatttgttgcaaaattggaccaaatcaattttctaaaatactaggacatatttaatgcacaatcgacaaaatggttgggtgtaaaaagtattgatccacctctcgtgaaaaagacatttttttgccgattcagctggaagcgggtcaaatttgaactgcagctgcctcatagtttgctatttattttttccaaaaatcatttctaggtacataagtacctatttaatcagagaaacaccaaaaaaattccaagattcaaccactagctaggaacagtcattcccgccattt from Triticum dicoccoides isolate Atlit2015 ecotype Zavitan chromosome 6A, WEW_v2.0, whole genome shotgun sequence encodes:
- the LOC119315522 gene encoding uncharacterized protein LOC119315522 is translated as MGPESPQDETPSSSSKASEPPIPEDPRLEEIRSELLDSPTMLEQLVLSIPESSAFVVRLLVEVDKHGHIRQSMLGGFVHRAHGITGNRQEHAVFQALLRFSQWRHEELSHIVDAAVEPNLVSRTNDGWSDLIERCEGINHGEYLKLLADIATLRHEHDHLEASVRRQTGEDLPSGATAAELRGLEHKLECALGKVRETKVHILEEQNSFLGHMTLKVLKHNLCTQPAKC